From one Nothobranchius furzeri strain GRZ-AD chromosome 2, NfurGRZ-RIMD1, whole genome shotgun sequence genomic stretch:
- the LOC129154112 gene encoding oocyte zinc finger protein XlCOF20 — MDTDVQQLVLVKEEAPEEQSAGVDQKDPEHIHMKEEQEENWTSLEGEQLHLEEKTDAARFPFTLASIKSEDDEEKPLFSQLHQQQVEDKEVPTSSSAHQMTAETGGRAETSRNQVLNPHEQTSDSSETEMSGDDEEGDDVNLDSELSDSGSETGEEDSDWNESKSSYSHIRTVNKSFSCPECGKQFVHKRSLQKHVRVSGHSAIRSSSCLVKKKCVRVKQHVDSCKKVQKELKSFSCDVCGKRFSAMCDFNVHMRVHTGEKPFVCELCGRIFSRKGNLNRHMRVYTGEKPFVCVLCGKRFAYKIALDYHMRIHTGVKPFICGLCGKRFSQSSSLYSHMRVHTGRKPLLCGLCGKTFALKQALERHMRVHTGEKPSCL, encoded by the exons atggacacag atgttcaacagctggtgctggttaaagaagaagctcctgaggaACAGAGTGCAGGTGTGGACCAGAAAGACCCAGAACACATCCACATGAAGGAGGAACAAGAAGAaaactggaccagtctggagggagagcaacTTCATTTGGAGGAGAAaactgatgctgccaggtttccattcacattggcttctataaagagtgaggatgatgaagagaaaccactgttctcacagcttcatcagcagcaagtagaagacaaagaagttccaaccagcagctcagctcaccagatgacagcagaaactggtggaagagcagaaactagcaggaaccaagttctgaaccctcatgaacagacatctgattcttcagaaacCGAAATGagtggagatgatgaagagggtgatgatgtgaatctagactctgagctttcagactctgggtctgaaactggagaagaAGACAGTGACTGGAATGAAAGCAAGTCTTCTTATTCACATATTAGGACCGTCAACAAGTCctttagctgccctgagtgtggtaaaCAATTTGTCCACAAgaggtctctccagaaacatgtgagagtgtCAGGTCATTCAGCAATAAGGTCTTCAAGCTGTTTGGTCaaaaagaaatgtgttagagtgaagcaacatgtagactcatgcaagaaagtccagaaagaactaaaatcatttagttgtgatgtatgtggaaaaagatttagtgcAATGTGTGATTTCAACgtgcacatgagagtccacacaggagaaaaaccttttgtctgtgagctctgtggtcgaaTATTTAGTCGAAAGGGAAATTTAAACAGGCACATGAGAGTctacacaggagaaaaaccttttgtctgtgtgCTCTGTGGTAAAAGATTCGCCTATAAAATAGCATTAGActatcacatgagaatccacacaggagtaAAACCTTTTATCTGTGGGCTCTGTGGTAAAAGATTCAGCCAAAGTTCATCTTtatacagtcacatgagagtccacacaggaagaAAACCTTTGCTCTGTGGGCTTTGTGGTAAAACATTTGCCCTAAAACAAGCCTTGgagagacacatgagagtccacacaggagaaaaaccttctTGCCTGTGA
- the LOC139066310 gene encoding uncharacterized protein has protein sequence MEHDDVFRSVILFFVVTILQIQTKLFIVFQMLNRGRQQDENFLIPRTVTLVPPPPAKTRSHWMKVRSKDWWERIVLLEFTDQEWKQNFRMSRASFMKLCSLMESYTTPEDVTVRAAVPVIMRIAVVLYKLGSCAEYRVVANQFGISKSSITKFLYMFCKGMVQGPIKQLIRAPTEEEAKEIARWFEASHHIPQIMGLIDGTHIPILPPSDGYKDFVNRKGWPSYVLQAVVDDKFRFWNISCKMPGSAHDANALCQSDLFKRAHLLPKGIKTIGGKDTNLLIVGDPAYPLLDWLIKGYSNSPRLTLEQESFNTFISSVRVGVEMTFGLLKSRWRVLLKRSDFHFTFAPTMIATCCALHNFCQNEDDQASNSWLEGACDRPINFPQPNQPVNLQCSSCGSSTREVLTTYLATTFPLRTGHLH, from the exons ATGGAGCACGACGATGTTTTTCGGAGTGTAATTTTATTTTTTGTCGTCACAATTTTACAAATACAAACTAAACTGTTTATAGTTTTCCAGATGTTAAATAGGGGGAGACAGCAGGATGAAAATTTCTTAATACCAAGAACCGTAACTTTAGTCCCCCCTCCTCCGGCAAAGACAAGGAGCCACTGGATGAAAGTGAGGAGTAAAGACTGGTGGGAGAGGATTGTTCTTTTGGAGTTCACCGATCAAGAGTGGAAGCAGAATTTCCGCATGTCACGTGCGTCATTCATGAAACTTTGCTCGTTAATGGAGAGTTATACGACTCCCGAGGACGTTACTGTGAGGGCTGCTGTTCCTGTCATCATGCGGATTGCAGTAGTTCTGTATAAACTGGGTAGCTGTGCAGAATACAGAGTCGTGGCGAACCAATTTGGAATAAGTAAAAGCAGCATAACGAAGTTTCTTTACATGTTCTGCAAAGGCATGGTGCAGGGTCCTATCAAACAGTTGATCCGTGCACCAACTGAGGAAGAGGCAAAAGAGATAGCCAGATGGTTTGAAGCATCCCATCACATTCCACAAATAATGGGGCTTATCGATGGAACACACATTCCCATCCTTCCTCCTTCAGACGGCTACAAGGATTTTGTAAATCGTAAAGGATGGCCATCCTACGTACTCCAGGCTGTTGTAGATGACAAATTCAG GTTTTGGAACATCAGCTGTAAAATGCCAGGCAGTGCACATGATGCAAATGCCCTATGCCAGTCAGACCTCTTCAAAAGGGCTCATCTCCTACCCAAA GGCATCAAGACCATTGGGGGGAAAGACACCAATCTTTTAATAGTTGGAGACCCTGCCTACCCACTTCTTGACTGGCTGATCAAAGGATATTCAAACTCACCTCGGCTGACTCTGGAGCAGGAGTCCTTCAACACCTTCATCAGCTCAGTCAGGGTTGGAGTGGAAATGACTTTTGGATTGTTAAAGTCAAGGTGGAGGGTTCTGCTAAAAAGAAGTGACTTTCATTTCACCTTTGCACCAACCATGATTGCCACATGCTGTGCACTGCACAACTTCTGTCAGAATGAAGATGATCAGGCCAGCAACAGCTGGTTGGAGGGGGCCTGTGATCGGCCAATTAATTTTCCTCAACCCAACCAGCCAGTTAATCTCCAGTGCAGCAGTTGTGGAAGCAGCACTAGAGAGGTGTTGACTACCTATTTGGCCACAACATTCCCACTCCGAACGGGACACCTACACTAA
- the LOC129154116 gene encoding zinc finger and SCAN domain-containing protein 20-like translates to MPIVNPIMVHENTRVTTAHVSNVTRLRTLRCRLRKSENMAGAKQNWSVSDTNALLDVLKELKIVERLDGRKSRNSELFIQVHERLKEAGIDRTVEQIKNRWKSLKTAYYKAKNHNSRSGFDPSSFPFYRAIDEFMAARPLSNVPLFGVDVGFEDEVVDRCSTPVSQSLDAAEDSISDDSSSEAAEATEQMPTNGGDSSHPSSESIKKRKRSSSSGYAKAMCTWSTEQQAFMKKMQESQNRWVEEHQERRLQREERLVTRFIEESSRSNERLVGHLLDGLRTIIRPPPPPPVAPYSSQHHYRNYVGSAEFGQNAQHYSNNYNSDYTLQDLS, encoded by the exons ATGCCGATTGTTAATCCCATCATGGTGCATGAAAACACTCGAGTGACTACTGCGCATGTCAGTAACGTCACACGTTTACGTACGTTACGTTGTCGTTTACGGAAGTCGGAAAACATGGCGGGTGCGAAACAAAACTGGTCTGTTTCGGACACAAATGCATTGCTGGATGTACTCAAAGAACTAAAAATTGTAGAAAGACTTGATGGTAGGAAGTCTAGAAACTCTGAGTTATTCATTCAAGTACATGAACGCTTGAAGGAAGCGGGGATCGATCGAACGGTTGAACAGATAAAAAACCGATGGAAAAGTTTGAAGACCGCGTACTACAAAGCCAAGAATCACAACAGCAGAAGCGGGTTCGACCCTTCCAGTTTTCCCTTCTACCGCGCAATAGACGAATTCATGGCGGCGAGGCCGTTGTCAAATGTGCCTTTATTTGGCGTGGACGTTGGGTTCGAGGACGAGGTGGTGGACAGATGTAGCACACCCGTGAGCCAGAGCCTTGATGCTGCTGAAGATAGCATTAGTG ATGATTCCAGCAGCGAAGCAGCAGAAGCCACTGAACAGATGCCCACAAACGGAGGAGACAGTTCTCATCCATCTAGTGAATCCATTAAAAAGA GAAAAAGATCAAGCTCATCTGGATATGCCAAAGCTATGTGCACTTGGTCGACTGAACAGCAAGCATTTATGAAAAAAATGCAAGAGTCCCAAAATAGGTGGGTTGAAGAACATCAGGAAAGAAGACTGCagagagaggagcgtcttgtcacacggTTCATTGAAGAGAGTTCCCGGTCAAATGAGCGACTCGTCGGCCACCTTTTGGATGGCCTAAGAACCATCATTCGtccacctcctccaccaccaGTAGCTCCATACTCCTCTCAGCACCATTACCGCAACTACGTTGGGTCGGCTGAGTTTGGCCAAAATGCACAACACTACAGTAATAATTACAATTCTGACTACACCCTACAAGATTTGAGCTAA